One window of Artemia franciscana chromosome 16, ASM3288406v1, whole genome shotgun sequence genomic DNA carries:
- the LOC136037159 gene encoding zinc finger protein 121-like isoform X1 — protein MGRKKARTNKGWENLRHWNKSRSRHGKQVHGQASNVERSLSLTGASTSRGTVCLTRGLRDTSSRLARKNPKSIQRNEIDDGEANEKSPLSFSCPGSNSACPSREIESNDGFIYEKYNGLETIFLSCNNEFNQDYDIYHGTDYKIENRNDEIGPLCERVKIEADSLDEGHYGDFLWERVEMGDQKKGKTENMDQLGEVIAAKTDPFSEGQHQGVLRVEAERVDHINRCLEGAEKPSEANAGEEADHKNVAQEEMDSLDKTINAETDSLAKDQQLSFSFNKVTDISGNDLEYKQSGVDNQPQTDPVSRLYGTCPKVGLLPSTEPSIYTCRRCDKSFFGRSNLITHLRIHYDDESFKCNLCKKRYTEQRKLDVHAKRCIGNTFQCEICGKMFTERSSLNYHLNAHTAQRTFKCEVCQKLFRCAKTLKEHSVIHMKDRVKSFGCQLCNKRYYSGTGLRTHMVVHTGDKKHQCFICNKRFGLRKELSRHMLVHKGEQPFKCEVCNRAFSRKENYLSHTRLHSGTKEFECQVCHKAFAQSAGLSMHKRMHRDKNS, from the exons GAATAAATCTAGATCCCGCCACGGGAAACAAGTGCATGGCCAAGCGTCAAACGTGGAACGTTCATTGTCTTTAACTGGCGCTTCTACTTCAAGAGGAACAGTCTGCTTGACCCGGGGACTCAGGGATACAAGTTCCAGACTGGCCAG GAAGAATCCGAAATCCATTCAAAGAAACGAAATAGATGATGGTGAAGCAAATGAGAAAAGTCCATTGTCTTTCAGTTGTCCTGGTTCTAACTCAGCTTGTCCTTCCAGAGAAATTGAATCTAATGATGGCTTTATTTACGAGAAATATAATG GCCTGGAGACGATTTTTCTGTCCTGTAATAATGAATTCAATCAAGACTATGACATATATCATGGAACTGATTATAAGATTGAAAATCGGAACGATGAAATTGGCCCTCTTTGTGAAAGGGTTAAAATTGAAGCAGATTCATTAGATGAGGGTCATTACGGAGATTTTTTATGGGAGAGGGTCGAAATGGGTGACCAGAAGAAGGGGAAGACAGAAAACATGGACCAACTTGGGGAAGTCATTGCAGCTAAAACAGATCCATTTTCTGAGGGACAGCACCAAGGGGTCCTACGGGTGGAGGCGGAGAGGGTTGACCATATTAATCGATGTTTAGAAGGAGCAGAGAAACCTTCTGAAGCTAATGCAGGTGAAGAGGCTGATCATAAGAATGTAGCTCAAGAAGAAATGGACTCGCTTGATAAAACTATTAATGCTGAAACAGATTCATTAGCCAAGGACCAGCAATTAAGCTTTTCATTCAACAAAGTGACTGATATTTCAGGAAACGATTTAGAATACAAACAAAGCGGAGTTGATAATCAACCTCAAACTGACCCTGTGAGTCGTCTTTACGGAACGTGTCCTAAAGTGGGGTTACTTCCTTCAACCGAACCAAGTATATATACGTGCAGAAGATGCGATAAGAGTTTCTTTGGTCGGTCTAATCTAATTACTCATTTGAGAATTCACTATGACGATGAgtcatttaaatgtaatttgtgcaaaaaaagGTATACAGAACAACGGAAGCTTGATGTTCATGCAAAACGATGTATAGGTAATACTTTCCAGTGTGAAATTTGCGGGAAAATGTTTACTGAACGTTCAAGTTTGAATTATCATTTGAATGCTCATACTGCCCAACGGACTTTCAAATGTGAAGTGTGCCAAAAACTCTTTCGTTGTGCTAAAACTCTAAAGGAGCACTCGGTAATCCACATGAAAGACCGTGTAAAATCGTTTGGGTGCCAGCTGTGCAATAAAAGATATTATAGCGGCACGGGACTGAGGACCCATATGGTGGTGCATACTGGTGATAAAAAGCACCAATGTTTTATATGTAACAAACGCTTTGGTTTAagaaaagaattatctagacaTATGCTAGTTCACAAAGGTGAACAGCCTTTTAAGTGTGAAGTTTGCAACAGGGCTTTTTCTcgtaaagaaaattatttgagcCACACGAGACTTCATTCAGGTACCAAAGAATTTGAATGTCAAGTGTGCCATAAAGCGTTTGCCCAGAGTGCTGGTCTCTCTATGCACAAAAGAATGCATCGTGATAAAAATTCCTAG
- the LOC136037159 gene encoding zinc finger protein 45-like isoform X3 produces MIYASYKLSKEIKQNPKSIQRNEIDDGEANEKSPLSFSCPGSNSACPSREIESNDGFIYEKYNGLETIFLSCNNEFNQDYDIYHGTDYKIENRNDEIGPLCERVKIEADSLDEGHYGDFLWERVEMGDQKKGKTENMDQLGEVIAAKTDPFSEGQHQGVLRVEAERVDHINRCLEGAEKPSEANAGEEADHKNVAQEEMDSLDKTINAETDSLAKDQQLSFSFNKVTDISGNDLEYKQSGVDNQPQTDPVSRLYGTCPKVGLLPSTEPSIYTCRRCDKSFFGRSNLITHLRIHYDDESFKCNLCKKRYTEQRKLDVHAKRCIGNTFQCEICGKMFTERSSLNYHLNAHTAQRTFKCEVCQKLFRCAKTLKEHSVIHMKDRVKSFGCQLCNKRYYSGTGLRTHMVVHTGDKKHQCFICNKRFGLRKELSRHMLVHKGEQPFKCEVCNRAFSRKENYLSHTRLHSGTKEFECQVCHKAFAQSAGLSMHKRMHRDKNS; encoded by the exons ATGATTTATGCAAGTTACAAGCTGAGTAAAGAGATCAAGCAA AATCCGAAATCCATTCAAAGAAACGAAATAGATGATGGTGAAGCAAATGAGAAAAGTCCATTGTCTTTCAGTTGTCCTGGTTCTAACTCAGCTTGTCCTTCCAGAGAAATTGAATCTAATGATGGCTTTATTTACGAGAAATATAATG GCCTGGAGACGATTTTTCTGTCCTGTAATAATGAATTCAATCAAGACTATGACATATATCATGGAACTGATTATAAGATTGAAAATCGGAACGATGAAATTGGCCCTCTTTGTGAAAGGGTTAAAATTGAAGCAGATTCATTAGATGAGGGTCATTACGGAGATTTTTTATGGGAGAGGGTCGAAATGGGTGACCAGAAGAAGGGGAAGACAGAAAACATGGACCAACTTGGGGAAGTCATTGCAGCTAAAACAGATCCATTTTCTGAGGGACAGCACCAAGGGGTCCTACGGGTGGAGGCGGAGAGGGTTGACCATATTAATCGATGTTTAGAAGGAGCAGAGAAACCTTCTGAAGCTAATGCAGGTGAAGAGGCTGATCATAAGAATGTAGCTCAAGAAGAAATGGACTCGCTTGATAAAACTATTAATGCTGAAACAGATTCATTAGCCAAGGACCAGCAATTAAGCTTTTCATTCAACAAAGTGACTGATATTTCAGGAAACGATTTAGAATACAAACAAAGCGGAGTTGATAATCAACCTCAAACTGACCCTGTGAGTCGTCTTTACGGAACGTGTCCTAAAGTGGGGTTACTTCCTTCAACCGAACCAAGTATATATACGTGCAGAAGATGCGATAAGAGTTTCTTTGGTCGGTCTAATCTAATTACTCATTTGAGAATTCACTATGACGATGAgtcatttaaatgtaatttgtgcaaaaaaagGTATACAGAACAACGGAAGCTTGATGTTCATGCAAAACGATGTATAGGTAATACTTTCCAGTGTGAAATTTGCGGGAAAATGTTTACTGAACGTTCAAGTTTGAATTATCATTTGAATGCTCATACTGCCCAACGGACTTTCAAATGTGAAGTGTGCCAAAAACTCTTTCGTTGTGCTAAAACTCTAAAGGAGCACTCGGTAATCCACATGAAAGACCGTGTAAAATCGTTTGGGTGCCAGCTGTGCAATAAAAGATATTATAGCGGCACGGGACTGAGGACCCATATGGTGGTGCATACTGGTGATAAAAAGCACCAATGTTTTATATGTAACAAACGCTTTGGTTTAagaaaagaattatctagacaTATGCTAGTTCACAAAGGTGAACAGCCTTTTAAGTGTGAAGTTTGCAACAGGGCTTTTTCTcgtaaagaaaattatttgagcCACACGAGACTTCATTCAGGTACCAAAGAATTTGAATGTCAAGTGTGCCATAAAGCGTTTGCCCAGAGTGCTGGTCTCTCTATGCACAAAAGAATGCATCGTGATAAAAATTCCTAG
- the LOC136037159 gene encoding zinc finger protein 45-like isoform X2 translates to MSCHLRGLYFLVDRKYRKNPKSIQRNEIDDGEANEKSPLSFSCPGSNSACPSREIESNDGFIYEKYNGLETIFLSCNNEFNQDYDIYHGTDYKIENRNDEIGPLCERVKIEADSLDEGHYGDFLWERVEMGDQKKGKTENMDQLGEVIAAKTDPFSEGQHQGVLRVEAERVDHINRCLEGAEKPSEANAGEEADHKNVAQEEMDSLDKTINAETDSLAKDQQLSFSFNKVTDISGNDLEYKQSGVDNQPQTDPVSRLYGTCPKVGLLPSTEPSIYTCRRCDKSFFGRSNLITHLRIHYDDESFKCNLCKKRYTEQRKLDVHAKRCIGNTFQCEICGKMFTERSSLNYHLNAHTAQRTFKCEVCQKLFRCAKTLKEHSVIHMKDRVKSFGCQLCNKRYYSGTGLRTHMVVHTGDKKHQCFICNKRFGLRKELSRHMLVHKGEQPFKCEVCNRAFSRKENYLSHTRLHSGTKEFECQVCHKAFAQSAGLSMHKRMHRDKNS, encoded by the exons ATGTCATGTCATCTGCGGGGATTATATTTCTTAGTAGACAGGAAATACAG GAAGAATCCGAAATCCATTCAAAGAAACGAAATAGATGATGGTGAAGCAAATGAGAAAAGTCCATTGTCTTTCAGTTGTCCTGGTTCTAACTCAGCTTGTCCTTCCAGAGAAATTGAATCTAATGATGGCTTTATTTACGAGAAATATAATG GCCTGGAGACGATTTTTCTGTCCTGTAATAATGAATTCAATCAAGACTATGACATATATCATGGAACTGATTATAAGATTGAAAATCGGAACGATGAAATTGGCCCTCTTTGTGAAAGGGTTAAAATTGAAGCAGATTCATTAGATGAGGGTCATTACGGAGATTTTTTATGGGAGAGGGTCGAAATGGGTGACCAGAAGAAGGGGAAGACAGAAAACATGGACCAACTTGGGGAAGTCATTGCAGCTAAAACAGATCCATTTTCTGAGGGACAGCACCAAGGGGTCCTACGGGTGGAGGCGGAGAGGGTTGACCATATTAATCGATGTTTAGAAGGAGCAGAGAAACCTTCTGAAGCTAATGCAGGTGAAGAGGCTGATCATAAGAATGTAGCTCAAGAAGAAATGGACTCGCTTGATAAAACTATTAATGCTGAAACAGATTCATTAGCCAAGGACCAGCAATTAAGCTTTTCATTCAACAAAGTGACTGATATTTCAGGAAACGATTTAGAATACAAACAAAGCGGAGTTGATAATCAACCTCAAACTGACCCTGTGAGTCGTCTTTACGGAACGTGTCCTAAAGTGGGGTTACTTCCTTCAACCGAACCAAGTATATATACGTGCAGAAGATGCGATAAGAGTTTCTTTGGTCGGTCTAATCTAATTACTCATTTGAGAATTCACTATGACGATGAgtcatttaaatgtaatttgtgcaaaaaaagGTATACAGAACAACGGAAGCTTGATGTTCATGCAAAACGATGTATAGGTAATACTTTCCAGTGTGAAATTTGCGGGAAAATGTTTACTGAACGTTCAAGTTTGAATTATCATTTGAATGCTCATACTGCCCAACGGACTTTCAAATGTGAAGTGTGCCAAAAACTCTTTCGTTGTGCTAAAACTCTAAAGGAGCACTCGGTAATCCACATGAAAGACCGTGTAAAATCGTTTGGGTGCCAGCTGTGCAATAAAAGATATTATAGCGGCACGGGACTGAGGACCCATATGGTGGTGCATACTGGTGATAAAAAGCACCAATGTTTTATATGTAACAAACGCTTTGGTTTAagaaaagaattatctagacaTATGCTAGTTCACAAAGGTGAACAGCCTTTTAAGTGTGAAGTTTGCAACAGGGCTTTTTCTcgtaaagaaaattatttgagcCACACGAGACTTCATTCAGGTACCAAAGAATTTGAATGTCAAGTGTGCCATAAAGCGTTTGCCCAGAGTGCTGGTCTCTCTATGCACAAAAGAATGCATCGTGATAAAAATTCCTAG